Genomic DNA from Methanobrevibacter sp.:
GGAGAGGAGGGCGCAGGAAATTGAGTGTACAGCACCAGATTTCTTAAGACAGCTGTCAAGCATGCTGCAGGTAGGGTTGAGCTTTGAAAATGCAATGGAAGATATGTCTCATTACTCAAAGGGACCACTTTATGATGAAATCAGAAGATCGATTGTTGAAATTCGTATGGGTCGAAATTTCGATGAGTCATGGAATGCTATGGGTAAAAGACTGAAATCTAAAGAGCTTGAGAGGATTTTTGGAATTATTTTAGATGGTAGAAAAAGTGGATCAAGCATATCAACAGTACTTTTTGATGTTTCAAATGACTTGCGAGATTTGATGGCACTTAAGCGTGAGAGAAAATCTACTGTTATGATGTCTGTGATGTTCTTGCTTATTTCTGCTATTGTCGCAACGCCTTTTGCCATGGGGATGGTTAGTGTATATTCCAATTTCATGCAGACTTATGGAATGGAATCTGAAATTATTTTATCTGCTCCAATGGTTGGGGAACTCTATTTGATTATTCATTCAATTCTTGTTGGTTTTATCATTAGTATTATCATGTATGGAAAAATTAAAAGTGGAATTAAATTTTCAATGCCTCTTGTTGCGGCTTCTTTTGGAATATTTTATATAATTTCCACATTTGGATCAACATTGCTTATGGGGGGTTTATAGTGGATGAATGTGCTCAGACATCAGCAGAATTCATTCTGTTGTTTGGAGGAATATTTGTTGTTGTATTGCTTGTAATTTACATGTATAATAATTACATGAATGATTTGGGAGGTGAAATCAACTCAAAGGAAGTGAATGAATTCAACAGTCAGTTAAAGACACTTAAAAATTACTTTAAATAATCCGGGACATATTTATTTAACATGCTAAACAATATATTATACTATGAAAAGGATTTTTGAATTCATAGAAAAATACTATTGCATAATGCTATTATTTTTTGTTGGTATTGCTCTTGTTTATCCACCCACATTTAATTGGGTTCTGGCAAACATTGGGGATATCAATATTTTGAATTTATTATTGAGTATTGTATTGTTTACTATGGGTACAACACTTAAAGTTGACAACTTTGTAAATGTATTTAAAAATCCTCGAGAAATTGTTCTTGGAATCGCTGCACAATACATTATAATGCCATTTTTAGCATTCGCTCTTGCAAGTATATTCTCACTTGACATGGCTTTGACTGTAGGTATTATTTTGGTCGGTACTGTTCCTGGTGGAACTGCATCAGATGTAATCACATTTCTTGCAAGGGGGGATGTTGCACTATCTGTATCTTTAACAGCAATTTCCACTTTGATTTCACCGATTGTAACTCCATTGATAACATTGGTGTTAATCGGAAATCAAATTACGTTCAATCCTGTGGATATGTTTATATCTATTGTTCAAATTGTAATAATTCCAATTGTTTTGGGTTTAGCACTTAATTACAAATTCCCAGAATTTTGTGCAAAGTTAAAGGGATACTTGCCTGCAATTTCTGGAATTGTGGTTTGTTTAATTGTTGCAGGAATTATGGGTGCAAACAAACAGGCAATCTTGACTTCATCCCTTTTGATAATGGCAGTTATCATAATTCAATATTTCATGGCAATGGGATTGGGCTGTTTGATGGGTTATATTGCTGGTATGAAACGGGAACACATTATTACAATAGCTATTGAACTAGCATTTCAGAACTCCGGATTATCAACAAGTCTCGCAAAGACACATTTTCCAAGTTTAACTGCTGCTACAGTTCCCGGTGCATTATATTCTGTTTGGCAGAATTTTGCAGGTTCAATAATTGCATATTTCCTGACTAGATATTCAGATTAATTATTTATTCTTTGAATGTCAATTTAATGACATGATTGATCATACAAGAACTTTCTATGAAAATATTAAGGATGCATTTTATTTTGCAGTATCAGATAAAGTATCTATTGTTATCATTGGTATTATTTTAACAATTGCAGGTACTTTGGAGGAGTACCATACAAATGATCCATTATTGTCTATTATAAGTATTATTGTTCTTCTATGCTTTTTGCTTTTTGAAGCAGGTTATTCTTCAAAAATTATTGTTGAAACTCTTGAAGGGTCAACTAAGACACCTGCTATTGAAAATATTCCTGAAATGTTAACTCATGGTTTGAAGGAATTTATAGTAACTCTTGGATATTCTATTGTGAGTTATATATTGGGTATGGTAGTGGAAGGAATTTATGTTATTTATCATGATTCCATAATTTTGCTTCCGTCTCTCTTGATATTTGCATTAATCCTGTTTGTTATGAATTCTTCTTTAATATATATGGGTCATAAATCTGGTAAAATTAAGGATGGATTCAATATCAAAGGAATATTTGGTCTTTATGGAAAATTAGGATTTCTTGGCACTTTATTTTTATTTATTACATGTATTATTTCACAGTTAATTTTGTTTTCGTCTGTGTTTAATGTGTTTTCATGGGATATTTGGATTATAATTAAATTTATAATGAACTTTCTCTTGGCTCCAATCAGTCTTATATTTTCATTAAGATTGTTTGCACTTCAAGGAAGATTAAATTAATAATTTTAATTTATTTAACATTATATGGTGCTGTGAATTAAAAATTTATCTTTTTTAAATACATATAATATGATTTAAATAGTTTTAATATTCTTATTGTAATAATTTTAATTGATAGTAACTCATAATTTGTCCTTATTTTTTAATTTTAAGTATTAGAAATGTAAAAAAATGAGATATTTCAAGTAGTTACACTTGAAATACATTACTTAAAATGGAAGATTATTCTTGGTATGAACCATACGCCTAAAATTGAAATTAAACAGCACACTAATATTATTGGTGGATAAAAGATGTATCCGAGTATCATTCCAATTAAAACTGTGGTTATAGTTGCATACATTGGATAATGTTTACTTAATGCAATATGCAATGCAATATTTCCCGGATCTGCTGCTTTAAGGAAGTTTCCTATAATTATTGAAAGAACTGCAGTAATGATAAAGCATAAACCATACAGGAATTGGGGCAGGAACAGGTAGAAATGTTCTCCAACGAATAATGTAAGATATGGGAGGAGTGAAAATACGAATAATGTGATTCCCATTGTCCATATGACTTTGTTGTCGACTTTGTTTACAAGGCGGAATATGTTGTTGTTGAAATTCCAAAAGTTAAAGCACACAATAAAACTAACTGCATAAATTAGAAAATCATATCTCAGTTCATAAAGTGCTTCCCAACTGCCAACGTTTGCAAGAGGTAGTTCCAAAACAATGATTGTAATAATGATTGCTAAAATTGCATCAATCAATGCTTCAAATCTTTCAGTTTCCATTATTACCTCTCCTAATTATTCTATCGAAGAAAACCCATAATAAAACTGCAATCAAACAACAAATGTAAATCCCTGGAGTATAAACTGTGTATGTCAAGATAAAACCAATAATCAATACGCATAATGGAATGCTTTGGATATTGGAATTAAAATCCAACTCGATTAACTGTTTGTTGTATGGGTTGCTCTTGTAAATTGCTTGCATAGCCAATCTATTGAATATATGGGTTAATATGAATATCAAACCAAACATTGTTTCTGCAGGAACTGAATGGATGTCATAAGCAAGCCAAAGTGTAAAATAAGGCAATAATGAAATGATAAATGTCATAACTCCGTAACGCCAAACTACAGAGTTGTCGATGGTATCTATTACTTGAAAGAGATTATGGTTAGCATACCAAAGATTATATAATGTTAAAAAACTTATTAAATACGCAATAAAAACGGTATTTAACTGTAAAATGGCACCAATGGTTGGTGTTGTTGGCTGTGGAATTTTTAAAACAAGAACAGTTATGATAATTGCTATAATCGCATCAAAAAATGTTTCAAATCTTGTAGTTTCCATGGGTGAATATTTAATAGTTCTAATATAAAAATGATAGGATAAATGACAAATTTAATGTATTGTTATAAATTATTTTTTCACTAATTATTTAAATATAAATTATTAGTTCATATAATATTAATCAAGGTGATAAAATGGATATGTTAATTAATGGAAAACACATTTCAAGTGATGATGTAGAAGATGTGATTAATCCATATGATGGAAAAGTAATTGATACAATCCCAATTGCTCACAGGCAGGATGCTGAACTTGCAATTGAATCAGCAAACAATGCTAAAGACAGTCTACGTGAGATGTCTGCATTTAAAATTTCAAATAAATTATTTAATGTTGTTGAAAAATTAAAGGAAAAACGTCTGGAATTTGCAGAATCTTTAACATTGGAAGTTGGAAAACCAATCAATGAATCATTGCTTGAAGTTGATAGATCAATTGAAACATTAAAGCTTTCAGCAGAAGAGGCAAAAAGAATTTATGGTGAAAGTGTCCCTCTTGATGCGGGAATGGGTGGAAAAGGATTTTTTGCTTTTACACAAAAAGAACCTTTGGGTGTTGTAGCAGCTATCACTCCATTTAATTATCCATTAAATCTAACAATTCATAAAATTGCACCAGCAATAGCATGTAAAAATACAGTAATCGTAAAACCACCAACAGAAGCTCCATTGACAGTCATGAAATTCTGTGATTTGTTGGATGAAGAATTTCCGGATGGTGTTGTAAATGTTATTCCAGGATATGGTTCAGAAGTTGGCGATCACTTAGTTATTTCACCGGATGTTAATAAGATTTCATTCACAGGAAGCGTAACAACTGGTCTTATGATTTCACAGAAGGCAGGAATGAAGAAAGTTACTTTGGAACTTGGTGGAAATGATCCTACAGTTATCTTGAAAGATGCTGATTTGGATAAAGCAGTAAAAGGAATAATCAATGGTGCATTCCTAAATGCAGGTCAAGTCTGCATGGGGGTTAAAAGGGTAATTGTTGAAGATGAAATTGCAGATGAATTTGCAGAAAAGTTAGTCGAAGCGACTCAAAAGTTGGTTATGGGAAATCCAATGGATTCTAAAACAACTCTTGGAACATTAATATCTGAAAAAGCTGCAATACAGGTTGAAGAAACAGTCAATAATGCAGTTAGGGAAGGTGCAAAAATTCTGACTGGTGGAAATCGTGATGGTGCATTTTATGAAGCAACTGTAATAGATAATGTCGCACCGGATATGGATCTTGTTGAAAATGAAACATTCGGTCCTGTAGCACCAATCATCCGTGTTAAAAATATTGATGAAGCTATTGAAGTTGCAAATGATACTGAATATGGTCTTCAGGCAGGTGTATTCACTGCGGATTATGCTTCTGCTATGAGGTGTGCTCAGGAAATTGAAGCCGGAACGGTATTCATCAATAAACAATCTACATTCAGAACTGATAATATGCCTTTTGGTGGATTCAAAAATAGTGGTATCGGTAAAGAAGGAATAAAATACGCAGTCGATGAAATGACTAAAACAAAATTAATAGGTTTGAATTTAAGATAAAAAAAGAAAATAAGTAAAAATACTTATTTTAAATAGTTTTCAACAAGGTTACGTGTTTCGTTAAGCGCTTCGAGTGGAATCTTTGGCATTTGGCCAAGTTCTCCTTCAACATCTTTAACAATAACTCCATCTATACCAAGGAACATTCCTTCACTTACGATATCACTGAATGATTGTGGTGGGAGTAAGGAGACACCAACTTTGTTGTCATCTTTAACGGTTAAATCGTTTGTGAGAACGGTAATTGCACGTTTTCCAAGATTTACGTTACAAATTAATAATTTGTCGTTTCTTGGGTGTTTTGTAACACTCATCACTTCTCCAACTCTGATGTCAACACCGATGATTGGATCGTTGATTGGTCCAAGAGCTAATCTGTCTTTTAAACCGATAATTGTGTCCAAGAAGAATCTTACTTTTGCAATATTTTCCTGTGTTTTTTCCCTGTCTTCTTTAGGAGCATTGCTTAGGAACTTTTTGTTCCAGTCAGGTCCTCCCAAGTATTCAATGATTTGCTCTGCTTTTTCTTTTAATGATGCAACATCAGGAGAATTTACCAATTCATCTCCTTCAAGGTAAGAGTACATTAATGATTGGAAATCACTGTTCATTTGTTTTCCAAGGTCAATAGCTTGTTTTTTATTCCAGCTTCCTCTAAAAGCAGCTGTTGGAATGAGATTGAGATAATTTTCTCTTGCTTTGCTTGCCACTAAAATTCTATAATCTTTTGTTGTGTCCCACATTTGAAATCTCCTTTTAATCTAAATTATACTTTAAATTTATAATTAAATAAATGTTTTTACAATTAAAAGTCTTTTAAATTAAATTAAAAATAAAAAACTATTTATATTAACAATAAAATAAATTTATACATATTTATTTAAGATTATTGTGGTGTAAACATGGTAGAAGTTTCAAAATTACGCAGTTTAGATATTTATACCAACACTGGACATTATGTTGGTCGTGTAGAAGATGTTGTTCTCAATATTAGATTAGGAACTATTTCAAAATTACAAGTTAGAGCTATTGAACAAGAAAGAAAACCTGCTGGTGTTATTAACTCATTTTTAGGAAGTATTCGTGGGGAAGTTCCAGAAGAAAATGATATGAAATCTTTCCAAAACGATTTATTAACCGTAGACTTCGATAAAGTACAAGCTATCGGAGATATTATGTTAATCAATCCTAGAGATATTAAAAAAATAAACTCAGAACCACAAGTTCCTGATGCTGTAGTTCCAAAACAACCTGAAACTCAACCACAAGAAACTCAAGTCCAATTTGATGCTGAAAGATTATAGATATCTTTCATTTATTTATTTTTTTTATTAATTTTTTTAAGAGTGTTATTTATGAAAGTCGGTATTATAGGCTGTGGAGCAATTGCTAATATTATTACTGGCAGTATCGCTCCTGAAAACAACGGTATTGAAATTGCATATTTTTTCGATAAGGATGTTGAAAGAGCAGAAAATTTAGCAAGTTTGGCTGGCGGTATTGCAGCACTTGATTTTGATGACATGCTAAACAATGTAGATTTGGTATTGGAATGTGCTTCTCCTGCTTCAGTTAAGGAATATGCTCCAATTGTTCTTAAAAGAGGAATTGACATGATCACCATGAGTATTGGTGCATTCATGGATTTGGATTTCTATGGTGAAGTCTTAAAAATAGCTAAAGAGAATAATGCTAAAATACACTTGCCGTCAGGTGCTGTTGTAGGTCTTGACGGAATTAAAGCAGTGGCTAAATTCGGTCTTAAAGAAATTAATCTTGTAACCCGTAAATCTCCAAGGTCCCTTGGAAAAGATATTGATACTGAAGAAGTGCTATTTGAAGGAAAAGCTTCAGAAGCAGTTAAACAGTTCCCATTAAACATTAATGTGGCTGCAACAATAAGTATGGCATGTGGAAGAGATATTGATGTTAAAATCATTGTTGATCCTAAAGTTGACAGAAATGTTCATGAAATTACAGCTAAAGGAGACTTTGGTGAATTCAAAACCACTACAATGAATTTCCCTTGCGAAGCTAATCCTAAAACAAGTATGTTGGCAGCACTCTCAGCAATTAGATTACTTAAAAGTTTCAATGAAACCATTAGTGTGGGTATGTAATGAAGGAATATGAAGTTTATTCTTCACTAAAAGTTCCAAAAAACTCTAAAATTATTGTTCGTTTGGACGGTAGAAGTTTTCATCAGTTAGCTCGCGATTTAAATTTAACCAAGCCTTATGATGAGAATTTCTATAAAGTTCTCTCTCATGTTTGTGAAGATTTGTTTAAAGAATTTTCACCTATTTTTGTTTATGCTTTTTCAGATGAAATAAGCATATTATTGGATAATGTTCCATTCAATGGCAGAATTGAAAAAATTGATTCTGTAATGGCTAGTTTTGCAGCCAGTTCATTTGTTATTAATTACAATGTAAAATTTAAAAAACCTCCTGCTTTTGATGCACGTGTCATTCCAATTTCAGATGATGACATTCTTGAATATTTCAAATGGAGACAGGATGAATCCTGGAGAAATTGTGTAAATTCTCATGGCATATTCTATCTCAAATCAAAGTATTCAAATATTGAATCAAATGATAAAATAAATGGTAAGAAGTTAAGTGATATACATGAATTATTATTCGAGAATGGTATTAATTTGAACGATGTTGATGCTTACAAAAAAAGAGGAATTGGAATATATAGGAAGAATAAAAAAGTGGTTGGTTTCAATAAAAAAGAAAATAGGGAACAGGTATCATACAGAAGCTATGTGTGTACCGATTGGAATCTTCCAAAATTCAACAAGGACTTCTTTAAAAGATTAGGTGTTTTAAAATGAGTTTCATTTCAAAATTATTCGGAAACAATGATGATGAATTTAGTGAAGTTAGAGTTGACAGGGAAGTTCTTAACTCTGTAATCTATTACTCAAAACAGGCATATCCAAATGAATTTCTAGCATTTTTTGATGGTGAAATTAAAAATAATGTGTTATACATTACCAGTTTGTTATTTGTTCCTGGTGAGACATGTGAAACCGGTGCTGTTGTTCACAATGAAATGGTTCCAATGAACACCAAATATTATGGATCAGTCCATTCACACCCAGGACCAAGTGCAAGTCCATCTGATGCTGATTTAATGACTTTTTCTAAAAATGGATACTTCCACATGATCGTATGCTTACCTTATTCATATGAAACATTTAAGGCATATGACAGGCATGGGGAGCCTATGGATTATAGTGTCGGAGATTATAGTTATCTTGTTGATGATAATCCTGATGATTTTTTTGATGAAGATGATGTATTGACTGACAGTGATGAATTTGAGCCGGGATTTTTTGATGAGGATGATGATGAATTTTTCAAAAATCTTGATGAAGAAAAAGTTGATCATTATGAAGAATTCGAAAGAAGAAACGGTTTGAACAATCAAGCACAGAATTCTGTAATAAAAATAGAACTTAATAATGATGGCAGTGTAAAAAGGATTTTTAGGGAATTCAAGGATTGAATTTAATATAAAATAATGTCTAAACCTAAAAATACTGCAATTCCTACACTATAGATTATAATTTTGTTGTCGGTTGTCTTTTTTAAAACTAATTCTTCTAATGCCGTTGAAACAATTAATGCTATTGAAATTCCTACCCATCCAAATCCTAACACATTATCACCTTATCTGTCATAATATTTATTGAATAATTTATATATGGTTGGTGCATTGTTTAATCTATTTGAAGTATTATGATTAAATAATAAATTTTTTATATTCTTTTTTTCACATATATAATTTATAAATGAAATAGTTTCCCTGCTTATGGAAGATTTTGATCCTTCACTTATAACTGTAAATTTGATTTTTGTATTTGTAGTTATATTTTGGTTATTAGTGATTCGCTATGTTAAATGAATGTCTTTTGACACTCCAAATACCAGGTTCTTAAATATTTATGAGTATTTACCAAAAGATGAGATTCACTCCCTTTATCAAGTTGGATATCTAATTTTAGCAGCCCTATTTTTAATCAATGTTATATTTTTGTATGATACAATTTTCAGCACTGATCCTATTCCGTCTTATTTAGATATGATAATTTCTTTAGGGTTATGTATATCATATATGAAAAGGATTCAAAAAAGAATATTTTACTTGCTTTTTGTTTATTCCCTTTCAATTCAATAATTTTCTTATTACTTGGTGAGTATTATACAGCTTGGACTACTTTATTCTTGCATATCATTGCTTATTTATATTGTGTTTACTTCTTTAAGAGGTTTTTCGAATATACTAAAAATAACAATCTCGGTTTAACAATTTTGCTGTTGTTTGCGCTTCTGTTTATAAGTCTATTTATTACAATCTATTCAGAGGGCGTATCTGTCATTGATGCTGTTGTTATGATTTCCAATGCATTTACAAGTAATGGTTATACAATTCTAGGTGTAACTCGTATTGGTAAAGTAGACAGTTTGATTCTTGTATGGGGAGGATATATATTATCTGGTGTAGGTACTGCTACTTTGACTGCAGCCATTTTATCTAGATACTTTTCCAGAAATAATAAACAATTTGAAAATAAGATTGAACTTCTTGAAAAGCAAAATAATGGTCTTGAAGAAAAAATCGATAAGCTTGAAGATCAAAATGAGAGTCTTGAAAACAAATTGGATAAAATTTTAAAATATTATGAGAATTAAACTCATTATTCTTCTTTTTTTTAGTTAAAAATAGGATGGGTTAATAAAAAAAGTAAAAAAATAAAAAACAATCATGGTGAAAATTGTTCTTTATAATTCAATTCCAGTAGCTTCATATACATTATCTAAAGCTTGGATTTCTTTGATTACGTCTTTTGGAACTTCTTTGTCTAAAGTTAGAACCATGATAGCTCTTCCGCCTTTTTCATCTCTTCCAACTTGCATAATTCCAATGTTCACGTTGTGTTCACCTAATTTGGTACCGATTTTACCAATACTTCCAGGAACATCTTCATATTTAGCAATGAACATGTGTCCTTTAGGAATTACGTCAACCCAGTAATCGTTTACTTTTAAGATTCTGGATTCGTGTAATTGAGTTCCTTCAGCAGTGAAAGTTTCATCTTCACTTTTAGCAATAACTTTGATTAAGGATTCGTATCCTCTGGAGTTATTTTTCCTGCCTTCAGTAATGCTGATTCCTCTGTCTTTTGCAACTAATGCAGCGTTAACTGCGTTTACTGGGGAACTTAAGAATGGGTTTACAGCACCTTGGATAACAGTTCTTGATAAGATTTCAAGATTGTCAATTTCAGAGATTTCTCCACTGTAGATAATTTCAAGTTCTTGGAGTTTGCTGTTAAGTCCTTGTGCAACGAAACTACCTAATTTTTCACATAATTCCATGTATGGTGCTAACTCTTTGTAGGTTTCCTTGTTGATACGTGGTAAGTTTAACACGTTTTTAGGGGTGTTTCCTTTTGCAAGGTCAATAATTTCATCAGCTACAATAATAGCTGCATCTCTTTGAGCTTCTTTGGTTGAAGCTGCAATGTGAGGAGTTAAAACGATGTTGTCTAACTCGAATAATTTTGAATCTTCTGCTGGTGGTTCTTCTTCGTATACATCGAGAGCTGCTCCACCAATTTTATCATTAACTAATGCATCGTATAATGCTTCTTCATCAATAATTCCACCACGAGCACAGTTTACGATGAAAGCAGTATCTTTCATTATTTCAAATTGCTCGGTAGAAATTGAGTGTTTGGTTTCAGGGGTAAGAGGTACGTGGATTGTAATAAAGTCTGCATTTTTAAGAACTGTGTCTAAATCAGTTAAATCTACGCCCATTTGTTTTGCAACTTCTTCAGGTAAGTATGGGTCGTAAGCCATTGCATCCATTCCAAATGCTTTACATCTGTTTACAACTTGGGATCCGATTCTTCCCATTCCAATTACACCAAGGGTTTTGTTTCTGAGTTCTACACCCATGAATTTTTTCTTTTCCCATTTGCCTTCTTTGACAGATTTGTCTGCAATGGAAATTTTACGAGCCATACTTAAAATTAATCCCATAGTGTGTTCAGCTACAGTAACTGAGGTGGATTCTGGTGAGTTTACAACCATAATACCTTTTTCAGTTGCAGCATTTAGGTCGATGTTGTCTACTCCAACACCTGCTCTTGCAATAATTTGTAAGTTGTCTGCTTTTTCAATAATGTCAGCAGTTAATTTTGTACGACTTCTTACAACGATTCCGTTGTATTCATGGATGGTATTAGCTAACTCTTCAGGAGTGATGCTGGTGTCAACAACAACATCAGCTACTTCTTTTAAGTTTTCAATACCCTTTTCGTTAATAGCATCAGCGATAAGTACTTTCATTTTTTCACCATAATTTAAATGAATATTTAATAATAAATATTAGTTATAATTATATTGTTTATCTTATTTAAAAGGTTTCAATTTTAATAAAATTTGGCAGATATTGCAGTAGCATTGAAAATAAATATTTTTTCTGTCATAAAAAATTATATAATATTTAAGATTAACTATCAATTAGGTGATAAAATGGTAAGTTTTGATGAATTTCCAATAACTAGTGCAGACCATGTTGCAGGATATAAAATTGTTGAAGTTAAAGGATTTGTTTATGGTTTAACCGTACGTGCAAGAGGTATCGGTGGAGACATAGGTGCAGGTCTTAAAAGCATTTTAGGTGGAGAAATCAAACAATATGTTAAAATGATG
This window encodes:
- the serA gene encoding phosphoglycerate dehydrogenase, producing MKVLIADAINEKGIENLKEVADVVVDTSITPEELANTIHEYNGIVVRSRTKLTADIIEKADNLQIIARAGVGVDNIDLNAATEKGIMVVNSPESTSVTVAEHTMGLILSMARKISIADKSVKEGKWEKKKFMGVELRNKTLGVIGMGRIGSQVVNRCKAFGMDAMAYDPYLPEEVAKQMGVDLTDLDTVLKNADFITIHVPLTPETKHSISTEQFEIMKDTAFIVNCARGGIIDEEALYDALVNDKIGGAALDVYEEEPPAEDSKLFELDNIVLTPHIAASTKEAQRDAAIIVADEIIDLAKGNTPKNVLNLPRINKETYKELAPYMELCEKLGSFVAQGLNSKLQELEIIYSGEISEIDNLEILSRTVIQGAVNPFLSSPVNAVNAALVAKDRGISITEGRKNNSRGYESLIKVIAKSEDETFTAEGTQLHESRILKVNDYWVDVIPKGHMFIAKYEDVPGSIGKIGTKLGEHNVNIGIMQVGRDEKGGRAIMVLTLDKEVPKDVIKEIQALDNVYEATGIEL
- a CDS encoding heavy metal-binding domain-containing protein, translated to MVSFDEFPITSADHVAGYKIVEVKGFVYGLTVRARGIGGDIGAGLKSILGGEIKQYVKMMEDSRDESINRCIDHAKELGANAIVTVRMDSDSISQNMQEVLTYGTAVVIEKE